The region CGGCGTTCCGGAGCCAGGGGGCTCGGCTGGGTACGCGGGTGATGCGAGTTCCGCGGGCGCCAAGGGTCTCGCTGCCGCAGGTCTCGCAGCCGAGGGCTTCATCGCGGACAGCTCCGGCTCAGACAGGTCTGGCGCTGAGCCATTCGGCGCTGGGTCATCCGGCGCTCAGCCGTTCGACGCCTTCCGCCCGACTGGCCCGTTCGACGCCTTCGCACCCGCGACTCCTCCCGGCGTGACCCGGCCCGCCGATCCGTCACCCGCCCACACCGTCTTCGCGGACCATCCGCAAGCACAGGTGCCGGGACAGGCGCCGGGCGAACGGCGCGGCTTCGACGCCTTCGCCCCTGCCGGCCCACCCCCGCCCGGTGAGTCCTTCGACGGTTTCACACCGGCGGGCTCACTCCCACACAGTGGGTCCTTCGACGCGTTCACCCCCGCCGACCCGGCCACCGCCTCCAGGCCCGCCGAGCCGTTTGACGCGGCGCACACGCTCCTGTTCGAGACGCTCCGCTCCGCCGAACCCTTCGACGCTTTCGCCGCCCCGGCCGAGGCGCCCCCTGAGCCGGTCGGCGAGCCGGCTCCTCAGCCCACCGCCGACACCGCTGAGCCGGAGCCCCGGCCTGCCATGGAGGCCGCCTCGTCGCCCGAGGCATCCGGGCCGTCCGGGCAGGCCTGGCAGTTCTGGCAGTTCTGGCAGTTCTGGCAGTCCGAGCTCCCCGAACCTTCCACGCCATCCGCCGCGTTCCGCCCGGCCGAGAGCGCCGCGATCTCGCAGGTGATGTTCCCGGAGACTGAGTTCCCGCAGACTGAGTTCCCGCAGACTGAGTTCCCGCAGGCCGAGGAGCGGGTCGAGGATCCGGCCGGGGAGTATCCGGTGGCGTTCCCCGAGGACGGGGCTCCCGAGGCGCCGCAGGCGGAGGCCGATGCCTCGGACCCCGCCCCGGCATCGGCCCCGGCGCCTGCCACCGCATCGGCCGATACATCGACCACCGCATCGGCCCCTTCAGCGGCTACTGCAGCGGCTACTGCAGCGGCCGCCGCTGCCACCGCTCCTGCTGCCGTATCCGCTGCCGCGCCGGTCGCGCCGGTGCGGAAGGACGGCAAGCGCACGGCCAGGAAGCACACGAGCCCCAGCAGCGCCGGAAAGGCCGGGAGCACCAGGAAGACCGGGAAGACCGGCGGCGGGCCTGCGGGGAAGGGGTCGCGCACGAAGAGCGACCGGCACTACGACTGGCTGTGGGAAGTCGTCGGCTTCCTGATCTGCCTGATAATCGCGCTGGTCGTCTTCTTCACCGTGCCGACGATCGTCACGCACTGACCTCTCCGCGCATGGTGCCGTCCGACAGGGCCAGCGCGACGGTGATTCCCCGGTCGACCCCGACCCGCTCGCCGGGGTGGGCGGCCGGGGCAGGCACCTGGCGTTCGGCCCGGAACACGATCTGCCACCCGAAGGCGTCCTTGACCAGGCGAGCTCCGGTGATGCGCCCGGCGGGGCCGTCCCTGGTGACGCCGGGCAGATCCTTGGTCCACCAGAACCGTACTCGCCCGACCTTGGGCAGGTCGACCGCACCCCACCGCCGATTCAGCCGGGCGATGTTCAGGTCGCGGGCCTGCGGCACATCCACCGCCGGCCGGGACCGGGACCGGCTCTTGAAGCCGGGCCGTCCGGCGGGATGGGCTGGGTCGAAGAAGTTCGCCCACGCCTGCCGGTACGTTTTCAGCACCGCTTGGGCCGCCTGGGCGGGCAGCAGGCCCATCCAGTCGATCTCGCGGCGGGCCGCCCGGATCGCGGTGTCGCACTCCTTCACCGTCGCCAACCGGCCCTGCCGGAAGGTGACGTACTCGTGCAGCAGGTTCCACAGCGCGCGGGCGGCGTGCGCCTGACCGTCCAGCACCGCCACCTGGGCCGTGCTCAGGTCGAGCCGCGCCACATGCGCACGCGCCTGCCTGGCCACCTCCACGCCCGGATCGTACCCCCCGGGTTTACGCCACCGTGACGGAATACACACCCTGAGTGACCGCAATATACGCGCCGGACGCCAACCGCACCGAAGGGGCGTCTCGGAGCGGATCCCAGCGAGATATACAGCGCTCCCGTCCGCTGGTACCCCATGGAGCGGGCACTTCCGGGTGCGGCTGCCCCCTTGCCGCAAGCGTGGGCAACACACCGCTCACGGTCCTCAAGCACTACATCGACCCAGCGGAAACGACCCAGGTGAGCGGACAGTGTGCGCATCTCTCCCGCCAGGGCTTGACCCATGAGCCGACCTGTTCACGGGCGGAGGGCCAGGGCACGCTCGCGCCCTGGCGGGCACTCCCGCGTGGGCCCTCACCCCCGGCGTGAACGCCGGAGCACTGGCCCACAGGTCGGTAGAACCGATTACATTCTGCTGAATTCCGGCGTTTTCGCGACTGGCGGGTAACCAGTCTGAACGGGCGGCAGTCGGATAGCGTGGTCCCATGCGCACTTCGCATGTGGTCGCCGATGTCCCGCCGCCGCGCCCCGACGCACGCTCCGGCACGGGCGCGCATCCGGCTCCGGCCACCCCCGGAGTCCGCACCAGGAGTCAGCACCAGCGACGCCGGCGGATCGTGCAGGCGGCCGCGGCCCTCGCCTCCCGCGGGGGCGTCGAGGCGATGCAGATGCGCACGGTGGCCGAACGCGCGGGCGTCGCGCTGGGAACGCTCTACCGCTACTTCCCCTCCAAAATGGACCTGGTCGTCGCGGTCGTGGGCGAGGAGATCGACCTGCTGGAGTCCAGCATCGAGCGGCGGCCCCCGAACGCCGCCCATCCCGCCGGCCGCGCGGTCGATGTGCTGATGCGGGCGACCCGGGGGCTGATGCGCGAGCCGGAACTGGCCGACGCGCTGATCCGCTCCCTGATCATCGCGGAGGTGGAGGCGCCGTTCGGCGACCGGATGGCGAGCCTGGTGCTGCGTGTCGCCGCCGGCGGCAGCACCGCGGACCTTTCTCCCGACGACCAGCTCGCCCTCAGCGGGTCCCTGGTGGGCGTATGGGTGCAGGAGTTGCTGGAGATGCTGCGCGGACGGCGCACCTACGAGCAGATCCAGCACCGGATCGAACTCGCCGCCGAACGGCTGCTCGCGGGTTTCTGATATTCAACCGGCCCCCGTATTCAAACGGCCCTCGTTCACCCCACCATCGGCATCGGGCTAGAACGGGTTCCAGTGCAACGGGGCGTCATTCGAATGCCTCGACGAGGGCCTTGGGCGCGGTCAGGCACCAGGCCTCGGTGACCAGCTCGAACAACTCGTCCGCGTCGATCCCCTCCAGGCGGACGACGACCCAGCCGAACCGCCCGGCGGTGAACTGCGGCTCGAACACCTCGGGACGCTCGGCCACCAGCGCGATCTGCTCCTCGATCGTGGCCTTGAGGCCGACCGTCCGAGTCCGCTCCCAGAGGTAGCCGAAGCCCTTGTCGCGCACCTTGAAGGCGACCCAGTCGCCTCCCTCGCTCTGCCGCACCTCGGGCAGCCGGTCCAGCATGCCCAGGAACTCCTCGACGCTCACACCCATGCGTCTGTCGTACCAGAGCGCACCGACAGAAACGCACCACCCCGGACGGGACGGTCACGGCCAGGAGGGATTGTCCTGCTCGGGATCGCGGCCGTCGGCGAGAAGGCGCAGGTCGGCCTCGACCATTATCGCCACGAGGTCCTCGAACGACACCGTCGGTTCCCAGCCCAGCTGGGTGCGGGCCTTCTTCGGGTCCGCGCAGAGCAGATCGACCTCCGCCGGCCGGTGCAGGGAGGAGTCGCAGACGACGTGCCGCTCCCAGTCCAGCCCGGCGGCGCCGAAGGCGGCCTCGACCAGCTCGCGCACCGAGTGCGTACGCCCGGTGCCGATGACGTAGTCCTCGGGCTCGGCGGCCGACAGCATCAGGTGCATGGCCCGCACGAAGTCGCCCGCGAAGCCCCAGTCGCGGCGCGCCTCCAGGTTGCCGAGGCGCAGCTCCGACGCCATGCCGAGCTTGATCCTCGCGACGCCGAGCGAGACCTTGCGGGTGACGAACTCGGCCCCGCGCCGGGGCGACTCGTGGTTGAACAGGATGCCCGACACCGCGAACATGCCGTACGACTCGCGGTAGTTCTGCGTGAGAAAGTGCCCGTACGCCTTCGCCACGCCGTACGGCGACCTCGGGTGGAAGGGGGTGCGCTCGGTCTGCGGCGTCTCTCTCACCTGGCCGAACATCTCCGAAGACGACGCCTGGTAGAAGCGGATCTGCCGCGCGGACGAGCCGCGCGAGGCGGTGATCCCCGAGCAGACGCGGATGGCCTCCAGCACCCGGAGCACACCCATGCCGGTCACCTCCCCGGTGAGCTCGGCCTGCTCCCACGACATCGGCACGAACGAGATGGCCCCGAGGTTGTAGACCTCGTCCGGCTGCGCCTTCTCCACCGCCGAGATCAGCGACCCCTGGTCGAGCAGATCGCCCCGCACGAGCCGCACGTCCTGCAGGAGCCGGCGCACGCGCGGGACGCGCGGGTTCGCCTGGCCGCGGACCAGCCCCCAAACCTCGTATCCCTCACGCAGCAGGTGCTCGGCGAGATAGGAGCCGTCCTGACCGGTGATGCCGGTGATCAGCGCACGCCTGGCCAACGGATCCTCCTCATACCACCCAACTCAGCCTATGAGAGGCGAATGTACCGCCCTGCCCGACCTCGCCCACATAGCCGGTAGTAGAACGCGTTACACCGAATCTCGTTCGGGTAACCTAACACCCCAGGTCGGGGAGGGTGAGGGTCGAGCGAGGACGACTTCCACCTCATAACACCCCGGATAAGGTCAAATGGTAGTGTTCCTGGCAGCAGCCCCACGGGGGCACGACTGGAAAGGGGTGCCTCTTGGAGGAGAGGCTGCGAGTCGCGCTGCTGTCCTATCGCAGCAAGCCCACCTGCGGCGGCCAGGGGGTGTACCTACGCCACATCAGCCGTGAGCTCGTCACCCTGGGCCATCACGTCGAGGTCTTCTCCGGCCAGCCGTACCCGGAGCTGGACGAGGGCGTGATCCTCAACAAGATCCCCAGTTTGGACCTCTACCGCGACGAGGACCCGTTCCGCACGCCGAAGCTCGCGGAGTACCGCGACTGGATCGACGCGCTGGAGGTCGCCACCATGTGGACGGCCGGATTCCCCGAGCCGCTGACGTTCAGCCTCCGCGCCTTCCGCGAGCTCAGGAAACGGCGGGACGACTTCGACGTCGTCCAGGACAACCAGACGCTGGGATACGGCCTGCTCGGCATCCAGAAGCTGCTCCCGGTGGTCGGCACCATTCATCACCCCATCAGCGTCGACCGGCGGATCGAGCTGAAGGCCGCCAAGGGGTGGAAGCGGCTGTCGATGCGCCGCTGGTACGGGTTCGTCCGCATGCAGAGCGTCGTCGCCCCCCGGCTCAGCCCGATCCTGACCGTCAGCGAGTCGTCGCTCGCCGACATCCATCGCGACTTCAACGTGCCGCAGTCGAATATGCGGCTGATCCCCCTCGGCGTCGACACGCGGTTCTTCCACCCCCGGCCGGAAGCGCCGAAGCGGGAGAACTCGATCGTGGCCGTGGCCAGCGCCGACTCCCCGATGAAGGGCGTCGCGACCCTGCTGCGGGCCGTCGCCAAGCTCGCCACCGAGCGGGAGGTCGACCTGACCGTGGTGAGCAGGCCCACCCCCGGCGGGCCCACCGAACAGCTCGTCGGCGAGCTGTCGCTGCACGGCCGCGTACGGTTCGTGCACGGCATCCCCGACGAGGAGCTGGCCGAGCTGATCGCCACCTCCGAGGTGGCGGTGGTCCCCTCCCTCTACGAGGGCTTCTCGCTGCCGGCCGTCGAGCACATGGCGTGCGGCACCCCGCTGGTCGCCTCGCGTACGGGCGCCCTGCCCGAGGTGGTCGGCGACGCGGCGATCCAGGTGACACCGGGCGATCCGGAGGAGCTGGCCGCCGTGCTGCGCCGCCTGCTCGACTCCCCGCGGGAGCGCGAGGAGTACGGCCGCCGCGGCTACGACCGCGTGATGGAGCGCTACGCGTGGCCGGTCGTCGCCCGGCGCACCGTCGAGGCCTACCACGAGGCCATCGCCGCTCACACCCCCTCGCGGTGACTCCCCGGACCCACGCAGCACCACCCCACGCAGCACCACCCCATGAAGCGCCACCCCACGAGAGGCAGGCACCGAGTGCTGACCGTCGACTTCGCCCGGCTGCCGGTCGGACCGGGTGACCGCGTCCTCGACCTCGGGGCCGGTGGTGGCCGGCACGCCTTCGAGGTGCTGCGCCGCGGCGCCGACGTGACCGCCTTCGACATGGACGCCGCCGAGATGGAGAGCGTGGCGGCCATGTTCGCGGCCATGGACAAGGAGGGCGAGGTGCCGGCGGGCGCGACCGGTGACACCGTCGTCGGCGACGCCCTCGACATGCCGTTCCCCGACGCCTCCTTCGACCGCGTCATCGCCGCCGAGGTACTGGAGCACATCCCCGACGACATGGCCGCGATGCGGGAGATCGTACGCGTGCTCAAGCCGGGCGGCCGGGCCGCGATCACGGTGCCGAGCTTCCTCCCCGAGCGCGTCTGCTGGGCGCTGTCGGAGGACTACCACACCACCCCTGGCGGACATATCCGGATTTATACGCTGGCGGAGCTCCAGGCGAAGCTCAAGGCCTCGGGCTTGGAGGTCGGCGGCCACCACCACGCGCACGGGCTGCACACGCCGTACTGGTGGATCAAGTGCGCGGTCGGAGTGAAGAACGACGAGCATCCGCTCGCCAAGGCGTACCACGAGCTTCTCGTCTGGGACATCATGAAGCGCCCCCTCGCCACCCGGCTGGCCGAGGCCGTGCTCAACCCCCTGATCGGCAAGAGCGTGGTGGTCTACGTCCGGAAGCCGGCATGAGGCGGCTGCCGCACGTTCCCGGGATCATCACCGCCGACCAGGTCCTCCGTACGGCCGAGAGCATCGCCGCGATCCAGGACGACGAGGGCGGGGTGCCCTGGCCCGAGGGCCACATCGACGCCTGGAACCACATCGAGTGCCTGATGGCGCTGACCGTGGCCGGGCTGCGCGAGGAGACCCGCAGGGGCTACGACTGGCTCGTACGGCACCAGCGCCCGGACGGCTCCTGGCCGACGAGGATCCGGGACGGGCGGCCCGCCGAGGCCGCCGGCGAGTCCAATCACGCGGCGTACATCGCGGTGGGGGTCTGGCACGACCTGCTGGTGACCGGTGACGAGGACTTCGCCCGCGCCATGTGGCCGGTGGTCGTCCGGGGCCTCGGCTTCGTCATGGGGCTGCAGACCACGCGGGGCGAGATTCTCTGGCAGCGCGACGCCGAGGGCCACCCGGCCGGCTACGCCCTGCTCACCGGGTGCTCGTCGATCCACCAGGGCCTGCGGTGCGGGGCGCTGCTCGCCGAACGGCTGGGCGACCCGCAGCCCGACTGGGAGCTCGCCGCCGACCGGCTCGGCCACGTCGTCGCCCACCACCCGGAGGCGTTCGCCGACAAGAGCCGGTTCTCGATGGACTGGTACTACCCCGTGCTCGGCGGCGCCGTCCGCGGGGTGGACGCCGTACGCCGGTTCGACCTGGAATGGGACACCTTCGTGGAATCCGGCCTCGGGGCGCGCTGCGTCTCCGACCAGCCGTGGGTGACCGGCGCGGAGTCGTGCGAGCTGGTGCTCGCGCTCGACGCCGCCGGGCTGCGGGACCGCGCGCTGACGGTGTTCGCGGACATGCAGCACCTGCGCCACGAGGACGGGGCCTACTGGACCGGCTGGCAGTTCGTGAACGAGCGGCACTTCCCCGACGAGCGGTCGGGCTACACGGCGGCCGCGGTGGTGCTCGCCGCCGACGCGCTCGCCCGCGCGACCCCCGGCTCGGGGATCTTCCGCGACGCCGGCGGCCGGGAGGCCCGTGTCACCGGCGAGTGCGGCTGCGCGCGCGCCCGCGCCTGATCCTGCTCAGCTCTTCTCCAGCACCCGCAGGGAGCCGGTGACCCGCACCTCCGTGAAGGCGCCCGACTCCAGCGCGCGCAGATAGACGTGGTACGGCGCCTGCCCGCCGTCGGCGGGGTCGGGATAGATGTCGTGGAAGACGAGCGCGCCGCCCGGCATGACGTGCGGCGCCCATCCCTCGTAGTCGGCGGTCACCGGCTCCTCCGAATGGCCGCCGTCGACGAACAGCACGGCGAGCGGCGTCGCCCAGAACCGGGCGACCGTCGCCGATTCGCCGACGACCGCGATCACCTCGTCCTCCAGGCCGGCGGCGGCGATCGCACCGCGGAAGAACGGCAGCGAGTCCATCCGCCCGGTCCTCTCGTCGACCAGGCCGGGGTCGTGGTGCGGCCAGCCGGGCTGGATCTCCTCCGAGCCCCGGTGATGGTCCACGGTGAAGACCACCGTCCCCGCCTGCCGTGCCCCGGCGCCCAGATAGATCGCCGACTTGCCACAGTACGTGCCGATCTCGCAGACCGGCCCCCGGAGGCCGTACGTCGCGGCGGTCTCGTACAGCGCCTCGCCCTCGGCGGGCGGCATGAAGCCGCGCGCCTCCTCGGCGGCACGGCGCAGCGGAAGGGGCATGGGAGTTACCATGACGGGCACCCTACCCGGGCCCCCGATGAGGAGGACGCGTCGTGAGGATCGTTGTAGATTACGAGGCGTGCGAGGCCAACGCCGTCTGCATGGGCCTGGCTCCCGAGGTCTTCGAGGTCGACGACCAGGACAACCTCTGGGTGCTGGTGCCCGAGCCGCCCGCCGAGCTGCTCGACCGGGTCCGCCACGCGGTGCGGTCCTGCCCGAAGGCCGCGCTGTCCCTCGTCGAGGAATAATCATGCGCGTAACCATGCGCGGAGCGATCCTGCACGCGGTCGGCGACGACAGGCTGGACATCCGCGACGACATCACGCTGACGCCGGTGGGCCCGGGCGACGTGCGCGTGCGCGTACGGGCGACCGGCGTGTGCCACTCCGACCTGTCGGTGCTGACCGGTGTGCTCCCCCAGCCTCTGCCGATCATCCCCGGGCACGAGGGCGCGGGCGAGGTGGTCGAGGTGGGCGACGGCGTCACCGCGGTCCGGCCGGGCGACCACGTCATCGTCAGCTGGACGCCCGCCTGCGGCGAC is a window of Microbispora sp. NBC_01189 DNA encoding:
- a CDS encoding transposase; amino-acid sequence: MEVARQARAHVARLDLSTAQVAVLDGQAHAARALWNLLHEYVTFRQGRLATVKECDTAIRAARREIDWMGLLPAQAAQAVLKTYRQAWANFFDPAHPAGRPGFKSRSRSRPAVDVPQARDLNIARLNRRWGAVDLPKVGRVRFWWTKDLPGVTRDGPAGRITGARLVKDAFGWQIVFRAERQVPAPAAHPGERVGVDRGITVALALSDGTMRGEVSA
- a CDS encoding class I SAM-dependent methyltransferase, with the protein product MLTVDFARLPVGPGDRVLDLGAGGGRHAFEVLRRGADVTAFDMDAAEMESVAAMFAAMDKEGEVPAGATGDTVVGDALDMPFPDASFDRVIAAEVLEHIPDDMAAMREIVRVLKPGGRAAITVPSFLPERVCWALSEDYHTTPGGHIRIYTLAELQAKLKASGLEVGGHHHAHGLHTPYWWIKCAVGVKNDEHPLAKAYHELLVWDIMKRPLATRLAEAVLNPLIGKSVVVYVRKPA
- a CDS encoding ferredoxin, translating into MRIVVDYEACEANAVCMGLAPEVFEVDDQDNLWVLVPEPPAELLDRVRHAVRSCPKAALSLVEE
- a CDS encoding class I SAM-dependent methyltransferase: MVTPMPLPLRRAAEEARGFMPPAEGEALYETAATYGLRGPVCEIGTYCGKSAIYLGAGARQAGTVVFTVDHHRGSEEIQPGWPHHDPGLVDERTGRMDSLPFFRGAIAAAGLEDEVIAVVGESATVARFWATPLAVLFVDGGHSEEPVTADYEGWAPHVMPGGALVFHDIYPDPADGGQAPYHVYLRALESGAFTEVRVTGSLRVLEKS
- a CDS encoding prenyltransferase yields the protein MRRLPHVPGIITADQVLRTAESIAAIQDDEGGVPWPEGHIDAWNHIECLMALTVAGLREETRRGYDWLVRHQRPDGSWPTRIRDGRPAEAAGESNHAAYIAVGVWHDLLVTGDEDFARAMWPVVVRGLGFVMGLQTTRGEILWQRDAEGHPAGYALLTGCSSIHQGLRCGALLAERLGDPQPDWELAADRLGHVVAHHPEAFADKSRFSMDWYYPVLGGAVRGVDAVRRFDLEWDTFVESGLGARCVSDQPWVTGAESCELVLALDAAGLRDRALTVFADMQHLRHEDGAYWTGWQFVNERHFPDERSGYTAAAVVLAADALARATPGSGIFRDAGGREARVTGECGCARARA
- a CDS encoding GDP-mannose 4,6-dehydratase → MARRALITGITGQDGSYLAEHLLREGYEVWGLVRGQANPRVPRVRRLLQDVRLVRGDLLDQGSLISAVEKAQPDEVYNLGAISFVPMSWEQAELTGEVTGMGVLRVLEAIRVCSGITASRGSSARQIRFYQASSSEMFGQVRETPQTERTPFHPRSPYGVAKAYGHFLTQNYRESYGMFAVSGILFNHESPRRGAEFVTRKVSLGVARIKLGMASELRLGNLEARRDWGFAGDFVRAMHLMLSAAEPEDYVIGTGRTHSVRELVEAAFGAAGLDWERHVVCDSSLHRPAEVDLLCADPKKARTQLGWEPTVSFEDLVAIMVEADLRLLADGRDPEQDNPSWP
- a CDS encoding glycosyltransferase family 4 protein, whose product is MEERLRVALLSYRSKPTCGGQGVYLRHISRELVTLGHHVEVFSGQPYPELDEGVILNKIPSLDLYRDEDPFRTPKLAEYRDWIDALEVATMWTAGFPEPLTFSLRAFRELRKRRDDFDVVQDNQTLGYGLLGIQKLLPVVGTIHHPISVDRRIELKAAKGWKRLSMRRWYGFVRMQSVVAPRLSPILTVSESSLADIHRDFNVPQSNMRLIPLGVDTRFFHPRPEAPKRENSIVAVASADSPMKGVATLLRAVAKLATEREVDLTVVSRPTPGGPTEQLVGELSLHGRVRFVHGIPDEELAELIATSEVAVVPSLYEGFSLPAVEHMACGTPLVASRTGALPEVVGDAAIQVTPGDPEELAAVLRRLLDSPREREEYGRRGYDRVMERYAWPVVARRTVEAYHEAIAAHTPSR
- a CDS encoding TetR family transcriptional regulator; translated protein: MRTSHVVADVPPPRPDARSGTGAHPAPATPGVRTRSQHQRRRRIVQAAAALASRGGVEAMQMRTVAERAGVALGTLYRYFPSKMDLVVAVVGEEIDLLESSIERRPPNAAHPAGRAVDVLMRATRGLMREPELADALIRSLIIAEVEAPFGDRMASLVLRVAAGGSTADLSPDDQLALSGSLVGVWVQELLEMLRGRRTYEQIQHRIELAAERLLAGF
- a CDS encoding MmcQ/YjbR family DNA-binding protein translates to MGVSVEEFLGMLDRLPEVRQSEGGDWVAFKVRDKGFGYLWERTRTVGLKATIEEQIALVAERPEVFEPQFTAGRFGWVVVRLEGIDADELFELVTEAWCLTAPKALVEAFE